CAACAATGAAGTAGAATATCGTGCTCAGAAGTTCCATAGTCGTAAGATATGTGAAGTATAAAAATGCGGTTATTGCTAAACCTACTCTAACCGATGGTTTCTCTAACCGAAAATGTGCAAATTATGTTGCGCCACAGACCGCTGCCATCCATCGTGTTGCTGGCTCGGCAGGTGTTTGAAGGATTAGCCTTGTTTTGCGGCGCTGCCATCACTGAGCGATTTCGTCATGGATTCTGCAGCTTTGCTGACGCTTTCGCCAAGTTTAGCTGTAGCATCACCTACACCCGATGTCGCTTTATTGACGCTTTCTGCCAAAGTAGCTACCGTCTTTGAGAGACTTTCAGTGGCTTTGCCAGACCCACTAGCAACATCAGCTGAGACGGTGCCGATGGTTTCAGCCATGCTGGCGACAATTTTGCTGAGGCTCTCTGCGGTCTTTGCAATAAGTTCTATTGAACTGGCAGCTAATTTTTCTACATCGAGTTGCTGCGTGAGCTGTGTCGCTGTAGTGGTGGTGTCGGCGATGACTTTGGAGACACTGGAAAGTGCCGTGGTCAGTGCATCGGATGGTTGCGAGTTTGGCGATGTCTCTTCAGGCATAGTTCATGTCCTTTCTTGAGCTGAATGTATTAATTAAGGTGCAACAATATAAGGTTTAATTGTTCAGAGCGCAAAGTCGTAGACGCCAGCGCGCTCACAGGTTTTGCGGCGCGTCTCTCGGTCAATTTCAATGAGGTCATCAATCCCGACGCTTTGTCCATTTTGATGGGCGTTGAGAGCCTCTTCAATAAGTTCTGGAATTTTGACAAATGAAATTTTCTGCTCGAGAAAGAGGGCGACTGCGGCTTCATTTGCGGCATTGAGTACAGTCGGATACGATGAGCCTTTTTCAATAGCCTGATAAGCCAAGGCAAGGCAGCGGAATTTATCTTTGTCTGGCGGTTCAAAGTCGAGGCGCGAGAGCTGCTTCCAATCAATGCGTGGGTAATCAGCATAGAAACGCTCTGGGTAGGTAAGGGCATACTGAATCGGGATGCGCATGTCGGGCGTGCCTAATTGCGCCTTGATGCTGCCATCTGCAAACTCCACCATAGAGTGAATGATAGATTGCGGATGCACAACAACTTCAATTTTTTCCAAAGGTATGCCAAAGAGCCACTTGGCTTCAATCACTTCTAAGCCTTTGTTCATCAAAGTTGCGGAATCAATTGTAATTTTGCGTCCCATTTTCCAGTTCGGATGCTTCAAGGCTTGCTCAAGTGTAATGCTGTGAAAAGCCTCTTTGGGTAAGGTTCTAAACGGTCCGCCTGATGCAGTAAGAATAATTTTGCTAATGCTCTCTGCAGGTTCGCCGACAAGGCACTGAAAAATTGCGGAGTGCTCGCTATCAATCGGCAGCAGGGCGCAACGATTTTCTCTTGCAAGGCGCGTGATGATTTCACCAGCCACAACTAAAGTTTCTTTGTTAGCTAAGCCAACGTTTTTGCCCGCTTTGAGGGCTTCAACCGTGGGCTTTAAGCCAGCAAAACCAACGAGTGCACCAATTACGAAATCACTGTCGCTGCGTCGCGCAATGTCGCACAGTGCCTCCTCGCCAGCTAGCACTTCAATACCCTGACCTGATAATTTCTCGCGTAGTATCTGTTCATGCTCTACCGTGCTGATAGCAACGGCTTTGGGACGGTATCGCAGGGCTTGTTCAGCAAGCAATTCGACATTGCTGTTTGCCGTGAGATATTGCACCGAAAATTTGTCGGGGAATCGTGCGACCACATCAAGCGTATTTTTCCCAATTGAACCTGTCGAACCGAAAATGGTGAGTTTTTTCATAATCTCGTGTTAAGGTTATTCGATGTTTGAGCTGGGCTTGTTGAAATGCCTAAAACCTGTTTTGACGCCTAATCGGTTTCAGTTGGGTAAGAGAATTTCGCCTTTTGTTACAAGCTTCCAACCTTGCTCACTGCATCTGACAATCGCAGGGGATTTGATAACAAAACCTGATGAGACTGTGCTTGAGCGTTGCAGTTCAAAGACCGGCGTAAGACTTTCTTGCATAAAGAAATCCTCAACGGGGAAATTGCGCACAATAAACACCTCAGCGCAGCCATCTCTGGAAACTTGCTTAGAAATGAGAAAACCGCCCGCTTGATTTTCTACGAAAATGGGCTTCGTGGACTTATTTTCAAAAACGTCTTCAAAGTTAGAGATGGTGCAAATGATCACTTGGTTCATAAAGTCGCGTTCTTCTTCGGGCGTAGAGAGGTGCTGATAACATGAAAGCAGTGAAATCTCTTGAGCCGCCGTGTCTTTGGAGGCGAAGTCAGACTCAATGAGCAATTCCGCTTCGTCAGGCAAAAGCAATTGATCGGCGACAAACTCTTCGCTTTGTTCGCTTTTAGGCTTTGGCTCAAGTTCATTGAGCATCAAAAGGTCGGTGCGACTTGCTTCGCCAGTGGCATTTTCAATGTTGTTGTCATCGAGTAACATGCCTATACTGCCCGCACTATCAGGAACATTCGTCTCTGTAAGTTTTTTTTCAGATGTTGTACGCTTTTCTTCTAGAATAACTTTTTCAAATGCTTGAGCTTTCTCGTGGGAAACTGTTGTTTTAGGTTCAGCAGTTGGCGCGTGAGCCAGCGTCGTGTCGGGAGTCGTAATGTTTTCTTTGGTAAGCATGCGGTCGGGTGCAAGTGTGCTTTGGCTCAAAGTCGTATGGTCTGGCGTGGATGTGCTCTCAGAGCTACGATGATGTGCCGAGATTGGCTCAAATGCACGCTCAGGCACTGGAGGGGACTTTGGCGGAATCGTGGTTTCACGCTCGTGCTTTATGTGAGGTTCAGTGGCAGATGCAGATGACACTCCAGCGTGACTGGTAAGGGCTTCGGATGAAATATCCGTTGGCTTGTCTGCTGCTGACTGAAAGACTTTGCTTTCAACCACGATGGCTTCGGCTTCCGTACCGGGTAATAATGCTTTAGGAGCACTGGGTCCTTGCGCTCGGCGTCGGAGGAAAATCAAGACAATGCCAGCGCCTGCACCGAGTGAGACAATAATGCTGATAATGATTGCTGTCCAACCAAATCCTGTATTGTCTTTCGCTGGGGCTTCTGCGCTCTTGCTGTCAGGAACGGCAGTGCCTGTTTTAGGATCACTTTTCTCTTTAGCAGCATCCGTGCTTGTGCTACTCTCTTTCTTGCTCTCGGTCTTGGAGGTGGAAGACTTGGACTTCTTTGCGTTCTTTTTTCTTTTCTTTATCGTCTATGGCATCTGGAGCTAAGGCATAGTGCAGAGAAGTGGATGTGAGCATGTGTTCGGTAGCCGCTGGTGCAAACACCGCTGAGGAAATAAAACTCCATAAAGACCATACAGGCAGCAAGCAAAGCAGAAGCGTTGAACAAACCAAGTGATGCATTTCACAGTGCCAGTTACTTTACGGAAAGACGCGCGTTGCGTAGTAGCACCTTAGCCGCACTAAAAAATATACTGTACTTCTGAATATAGAAGGCGCTGAAAGCAATTCAAAGCGAGGAGTGTGAAAAATTTGGGTTATGTTTTGGCATGGCTTTATTAAGCTCAACACGCCACAACTGTCCGCCCCGACCACTTTTTGAAATCTTTTGAGTGTTTCTGGCTTTTTTGTCGTAACTTGAACGGTAAGTCAACATAAGTAGATATCAATATCTCCAATGCTTAAATACACTGCTGATCTTCGCTCGCTTCTTTTTCTGAGCATCGCTACAAGTTTGCTTTTTATTCAGTGGAATTTGGATGCCTTCAATCCAGTGTTATGGCTCTGCGCCATGTTTTTTGCAGTAACTGTAGCCGTGATTGCACACAATCATAACCATGTGCCCATGTGGAAAAATGAGTTTCTCAATCGGCTCACCGATTACTGGATTACACTGTTCTATGGCTTTCCAACTTTTGCTTGGATTCCGACACACAACAAGAATCACCACAAGTTTAACAACAAAGAGGGCGATTACACCATCACCTATCGCTTCAGTGAAGAGAACAATCTCTGGACGCTATTGTCGTATCCTACCATCAGTAGCTATTATCAGCAGACGCCGATTATGGACTACTTGAGAAAGAATTGGGAAAAAGACAAGGGCAAATTTTGGTTTGCAATTTCGCAGTATATCGTGCTGGGGGCAATGATTCTTATTGCGCTGGTGCTAGATTGGAAAAAAGCCATCCTGTATGTGCTCTTACCGCATCAAGCGGCACTGTTTACGGTACTCATCTTTAATTATTTGCAGCATGTGCACGCTGACGAGACTTCTCACTCAAATCATTCTCGCAACTTCGTCAGCCCTGTGCTCAACTTTTTTGCTCTTCAACAATGGCTACCA
This genomic stretch from [Chlorobium] sp. 445 harbors:
- a CDS encoding 1-deoxy-D-xylulose-5-phosphate reductoisomerase, encoding MKKLTIFGSTGSIGKNTLDVVARFPDKFSVQYLTANSNVELLAEQALRYRPKAVAISTVEHEQILREKLSGQGIEVLAGEEALCDIARRSDSDFVIGALVGFAGLKPTVEALKAGKNVGLANKETLVVAGEIITRLARENRCALLPIDSEHSAIFQCLVGEPAESISKIILTASGGPFRTLPKEAFHSITLEQALKHPNWKMGRKITIDSATLMNKGLEVIEAKWLFGIPLEKIEVVVHPQSIIHSMVEFADGSIKAQLGTPDMRIPIQYALTYPERFYADYPRIDWKQLSRLDFEPPDKDKFRCLALAYQAIEKGSSYPTVLNAANEAAVALFLEQKISFVKIPELIEEALNAHQNGQSVGIDDLIEIDRETRRKTCERAGVYDFAL